A stretch of the uncultured Cohaesibacter sp. genome encodes the following:
- a CDS encoding YggT family protein — MTAVILLIDQILAIYTYIVIASAVFSWLFAFNIVNPRNQIVATIYEVCWRLTEPILSRIRNFLPVMGGMDLSPIVLLLGIFFIRNLLRTGIY; from the coding sequence ATGACCGCAGTCATTCTTCTTATCGATCAGATCCTTGCCATCTACACCTATATCGTGATTGCGTCGGCCGTCTTTTCCTGGTTGTTCGCCTTCAATATTGTCAATCCGCGCAATCAGATCGTGGCGACCATCTATGAGGTTTGCTGGCGGTTGACCGAGCCGATCCTGTCGCGGATCCGCAACTTCCTGCCGGTGATGGGCGGGATGGATCTGTCGCCCATCGTGCTGTTGCTGGGTATCTTCTTTATCCGCAACCTGCTGCGCACGGGCATCTATTAA
- the ppa gene encoding inorganic diphosphatase, translated as MNISEIPAGKDAPEDIYVVIEVPKGSSVKYEVEKESGAVFVDRFLFTPMAYPCDYGFIPNTLADDGDPIDVLVVGDAQLQPGVVMRARPVGVLIMEDDGGKDEKVVAVPHSKLTSHYDHIKTYEDLPKNLIEQIKHFFEHYKDLEPGKWVKIEDWAGPEKAKEMIQISIDNMKK; from the coding sequence ATGAATATTAGCGAAATCCCTGCTGGCAAAGACGCCCCTGAAGACATTTACGTTGTGATCGAAGTGCCGAAAGGCTCCTCCGTCAAATATGAAGTGGAAAAAGAGTCCGGCGCCGTCTTCGTAGACCGTTTTCTCTTCACCCCAATGGCCTATCCTTGCGATTACGGCTTCATTCCCAACACGCTGGCCGATGATGGCGACCCGATCGACGTGCTCGTCGTGGGCGATGCCCAGCTGCAGCCCGGCGTTGTCATGCGCGCCCGCCCGGTTGGCGTGCTGATCATGGAAGATGATGGTGGCAAGGACGAGAAAGTGGTCGCCGTGCCGCATTCCAAACTGACCAGCCACTATGATCACATCAAGACCTATGAAGACCTGCCGAAAAACCTGATCGAACAGATCAAGCATTTCTTCGAGCATTACAAGGATCTCGAGCCTGGCAAATGGGTCAAGATCGAAGACTGGGCTGGCCCGGAAAAAGCCAAGGAAATGATCCAGATCTCGATCGACAACATGAAGAAATAA
- a CDS encoding ubiquinone biosynthesis hydroxylase: protein MTDKQSAPNHLSDNYDLVIAGGGYVGLSLALALRQACDLSILVIEPQPIARMRTDERASAIASAATRMLGQLGVWDQIAPEAEPIRDMVVTDSKLQDVVRPALLTFEGATGDGEPFAYMVPNGAMVGALYDAAKSAGVTLIEQDSVSSFTEETSQTHVLLASGQKVSTHLLIAADGVRSRLRDLAGISTVRFDYDQMGIVTTVEHERPHNGRAVEHFLPAGPFAILPLKGNRSSLVWNERTDDAKRMLAMDDFTFSLELERRFGKQLGAVTEKGPRKGFPLGMTLARSYVAPRFALIGDAAHGIHPIAGQGLNLGFKDVAALAEVLVEAVRLGQDIGALDVLERYQTWRRFDVVQMGMTCDLLNRLFSNKSDILRHIRDLGLGMVERLPGLKRYFIEEAAGNQGNRPRLLQGEAL, encoded by the coding sequence ATGACGGATAAACAATCAGCACCAAACCACCTCTCAGACAACTATGATCTGGTCATTGCGGGCGGTGGTTATGTTGGCCTGTCGCTGGCGCTCGCCCTGCGTCAGGCCTGTGATTTGTCGATACTGGTGATCGAGCCGCAGCCCATCGCCCGAATGCGCACCGATGAGCGCGCCTCTGCCATCGCCTCGGCTGCCACCCGCATGCTGGGTCAGCTTGGCGTCTGGGATCAGATTGCCCCTGAGGCCGAACCAATCCGCGACATGGTGGTCACCGATTCCAAATTGCAGGATGTGGTCCGCCCGGCACTTCTCACATTCGAAGGCGCAACCGGCGACGGCGAGCCCTTTGCCTATATGGTTCCCAATGGCGCCATGGTCGGCGCCCTTTATGATGCAGCCAAGTCAGCGGGTGTCACCCTGATCGAACAGGACAGCGTCAGCTCCTTCACCGAAGAAACCAGCCAGACCCATGTCCTTCTTGCCTCTGGCCAGAAAGTGTCCACCCACCTGCTGATCGCCGCCGATGGGGTCCGCTCCCGCTTGCGCGATCTGGCGGGCATCTCGACCGTCCGTTTCGACTATGACCAGATGGGCATCGTCACCACGGTGGAGCATGAGCGCCCCCATAATGGCCGCGCAGTCGAGCATTTCCTGCCCGCAGGCCCCTTTGCCATTCTGCCACTCAAGGGCAATCGCTCCTCGCTGGTCTGGAATGAACGAACGGACGATGCCAAGCGGATGCTGGCGATGGATGATTTCACCTTTTCACTGGAACTGGAGCGCCGCTTTGGCAAGCAGCTTGGTGCTGTGACGGAAAAAGGCCCGCGCAAGGGCTTCCCGCTCGGGATGACGCTGGCCCGCTCCTATGTCGCCCCCCGCTTTGCGCTGATCGGCGACGCGGCCCACGGCATTCACCCCATTGCAGGGCAAGGGCTTAATCTGGGGTTCAAGGATGTCGCCGCTCTGGCTGAAGTGCTGGTTGAAGCGGTTCGCCTCGGTCAGGATATTGGTGCGCTCGATGTGTTGGAGCGGTATCAGACCTGGCGCCGGTTCGACGTGGTGCAAATGGGCATGACCTGCGATCTGCTCAATCGCCTCTTTTCCAACAAGAGCGATATTCTGCGTCACATACGCGATCTGGGTCTGGGGATGGTTGAGCGCCTACCCGGCCTCAAACGCTATTTCATCGAAGAAGCCGCAGGCAATCAGGGCAATCGTCCCCGCTTGCTACAAGGCGAAGCCCTCTGA
- the tesB gene encoding acyl-CoA thioesterase II, which translates to MTTAIDNLLSILDLERLEQNLFRGRSPQDGWQRVFGGQVIGQALVAASQTVESDRAAHSLHCYFMRPGDPSVPIIYEVDTLRDGRSFVTRRVLAIQHGKPIFSMSASFHRHEDGLEHQIEMPDIPAPEEVPNEADMIEAYMQEAPKNIKAYFRRERPIELRPVNMEHYTTDKKMEPLQYVWVRTTSRLPDDPSIHKCALAYASDMTLLDTSLFPHGKSVFNKDVSPASLDHAMWFHSDFRADEWLLYSQDSPWTGGARGFSRGSLYRRDGTLVASACQEGLIRILDR; encoded by the coding sequence ATGACCACTGCCATCGACAACCTTCTCTCCATTCTTGATCTTGAGAGGCTTGAGCAGAATCTGTTTCGGGGTCGAAGTCCGCAGGATGGTTGGCAGCGTGTGTTTGGCGGGCAGGTGATCGGTCAGGCTCTGGTTGCTGCCTCGCAAACGGTGGAAAGCGACCGGGCGGCCCATTCTCTGCATTGCTATTTCATGCGGCCGGGCGATCCATCGGTGCCGATCATCTATGAAGTGGATACCTTGCGCGACGGGCGGTCCTTTGTCACGCGCCGGGTGCTGGCTATTCAGCATGGCAAGCCGATCTTTTCCATGTCGGCGAGCTTTCATCGTCATGAAGACGGTCTGGAGCATCAGATCGAAATGCCCGATATTCCGGCGCCTGAAGAGGTGCCGAACGAGGCGGACATGATCGAGGCCTATATGCAAGAGGCACCGAAGAATATAAAAGCCTATTTCCGCCGAGAGCGGCCGATCGAACTGCGGCCGGTCAATATGGAGCATTATACCACCGACAAGAAGATGGAGCCGCTGCAATATGTCTGGGTGCGAACCACCTCACGCCTGCCCGATGATCCATCGATCCATAAATGCGCCTTGGCCTATGCGTCGGATATGACGCTGCTCGATACGTCGCTTTTCCCGCATGGCAAATCGGTGTTCAACAAGGATGTCAGCCCGGCGAGCCTAGACCACGCCATGTGGTTTCATTCCGATTTTCGGGCCGATGAATGGTTGCTTTATAGTCAGGACAGTCCATGGACCGGTGGGGCGCGCGGTTTTTCCCGCGGCTCGCTCTATCGTCGCGATGGCACCTTGGTGGCCAGTGCCTGTCAGGAAGGGCTCATCCGCATTCTGGACCGCTAA
- a CDS encoding P-II family nitrogen regulator, with protein sequence MKFIIAIIKPFKLEAVREALSAEGVEGLTVTEVKGFGRQRGHTEIYRGTEYSVSFLPKLKIEVAVTSDKVEKTVEAISKAAATGQIGDGKIFVTSLEHVMRIRTGETDTDAL encoded by the coding sequence ATGAAGTTCATTATCGCCATTATCAAGCCATTCAAGCTGGAAGCCGTGCGTGAAGCATTGTCTGCTGAAGGCGTGGAAGGCTTGACTGTTACCGAAGTCAAGGGATTTGGTCGTCAGCGCGGCCATACCGAGATTTATCGTGGAACCGAATATTCCGTCAGCTTCCTGCCGAAGCTGAAAATCGAAGTTGCCGTCACTTCAGACAAGGTCGAGAAAACCGTTGAAGCCATCTCCAAGGCTGCTGCGACCGGTCAGATTGGCGATGGCAAAATCTTCGTCACTTCCCTCGAGCATGTCATGCGTATCCGCACCGGCGAAACCGACACCGACGCGCTCTAA
- a CDS encoding ammonium transporter produces MQGAQVGADVFFVLLGAILVFAMHSGFAFLEVGTVRHKNQVNALVKILVDFAISTIVYFFFGYAIAYGTSFFVSATELSGSVGGVFDPQGLTLVKFFFLTTFAAAIPAIISGGIAERMKFAPQCFATVALVGFVYPLFEGVMWGGNFGIQGWFEATLGAQFHDFAGSIVVHAVGGWIALAAVILLGARIGRYGKDGRPLGIPPSSVPWLALGSWLLCVGWFGFNVMTAQSLESVSGLVAMNSLMAMVGGILTALVAGRNDPGFIHNGALAGLVAVCAGSDIMHPLGSLVVGGLAGLVFVYAFNLCQNKLKVDDVLGVWPLHGLCGLWGGIAAGIFGSTALGGLGGVTFASQLVGSLMGAGYAFVGGFVVYGILKSVTGIRLSPDDERMGADLAIHKISATPETDITR; encoded by the coding sequence ATGCAAGGGGCACAAGTTGGAGCGGATGTGTTTTTCGTCCTGCTCGGGGCAATTCTGGTATTTGCGATGCATTCCGGCTTCGCATTCCTCGAAGTGGGCACGGTTCGCCACAAAAATCAGGTCAATGCACTGGTCAAGATTCTGGTGGATTTTGCCATATCCACCATCGTCTATTTTTTCTTTGGCTATGCGATTGCCTATGGCACTTCGTTTTTCGTTTCCGCAACAGAGTTGTCTGGCTCGGTGGGAGGCGTGTTCGACCCTCAAGGCCTGACACTGGTCAAGTTCTTCTTCCTGACCACCTTTGCCGCTGCCATTCCGGCGATCATTTCGGGCGGCATCGCGGAACGTATGAAATTCGCGCCGCAATGCTTTGCCACCGTTGCGCTGGTCGGCTTTGTCTATCCGTTGTTTGAAGGCGTCATGTGGGGCGGTAATTTCGGCATCCAGGGCTGGTTTGAGGCCACACTCGGGGCTCAGTTTCATGATTTTGCCGGCTCTATCGTGGTCCACGCGGTGGGAGGCTGGATCGCGCTCGCTGCCGTCATCCTGCTTGGAGCGCGGATCGGGCGCTATGGCAAGGATGGTCGCCCGCTCGGTATCCCGCCCTCGTCCGTGCCATGGCTGGCTCTGGGGTCTTGGTTGCTTTGTGTCGGCTGGTTTGGCTTCAACGTGATGACTGCCCAGTCGCTTGAAAGCGTTTCGGGTCTGGTGGCGATGAACAGCCTGATGGCGATGGTTGGTGGTATCCTGACCGCTCTGGTGGCTGGTCGCAATGATCCGGGCTTCATTCACAACGGCGCGCTGGCGGGCCTTGTTGCGGTTTGCGCCGGGTCCGACATCATGCATCCGCTTGGATCCCTGGTGGTTGGTGGGCTGGCTGGTTTGGTCTTTGTCTATGCCTTCAATCTTTGTCAGAACAAGCTCAAGGTGGATGATGTGCTTGGCGTCTGGCCTTTGCATGGGCTTTGCGGTCTGTGGGGCGGCATTGCGGCAGGCATTTTTGGCAGCACAGCTCTTGGCGGTCTGGGTGGGGTGACATTCGCATCCCAGTTGGTCGGCTCGCTCATGGGGGCCGGTTATGCTTTTGTTGGCGGCTTTGTGGTCTATGGCATTTTGAAAAGCGTCACGGGCATTCGCTTGTCACCAGATGATGAGCGGATGGGGGCTGACCTCGCCATTCACAAGATTTCGGCGACGCCGGAAACCGATATCACACGCTAA
- a CDS encoding Trm112 family protein codes for MPTLESTNNEKRSEQTGMVDRKLLEMLVCPLTKCTLEYDAEKQELISRKAKLAYPIRLGVPIMLPSEARSLEQ; via the coding sequence ATGCCGACTTTAGAAAGCACCAACAATGAAAAACGCAGCGAACAGACTGGCATGGTAGATCGCAAGCTGTTGGAAATGCTTGTCTGTCCGCTGACCAAATGCACTCTGGAATATGATGCCGAGAAACAGGAGCTAATCAGCCGCAAGGCCAAGCTCGCCTATCCGATTCGCCTCGGTGTGCCGATCATGCTGCCCAGTGAAGCGCGCAGTTTGGAGCAATAG
- a CDS encoding LON peptidase substrate-binding domain-containing protein, producing the protein MAQAGNALYDSPRDIPGIIPLFPLEEALLLPRTQMPLNIFEDRYLAMIDHAIRHDRIIGIIQPKPSETESESESETESDASEEAVSPLQRIGCLGRITAFGETGDGRVLITLSGLCRFQLVSEINSHLPFRMAEIDCEDYAEDLIEGFGEDQVNRDGVLDIFRAFLDANDMEADWDNVGKSSNEILVNSLSMMSPYGIAEKQALLEAESLALRAETLIAITEMHLANDASDAPATLQ; encoded by the coding sequence ATGGCACAAGCAGGAAATGCCCTTTATGACAGCCCGCGCGACATTCCCGGCATCATTCCCCTCTTCCCGCTCGAGGAGGCGTTACTGCTGCCTCGCACCCAAATGCCGCTGAATATTTTTGAAGACCGCTATCTGGCAATGATCGATCATGCCATCCGTCACGACCGCATCATTGGCATCATCCAGCCCAAACCTTCGGAAACAGAATCAGAATCAGAATCAGAGACCGAAAGTGACGCGAGCGAAGAGGCCGTATCCCCTTTGCAGCGCATCGGCTGTCTGGGCAGGATCACAGCCTTTGGCGAAACCGGGGATGGTCGCGTGCTGATCACCCTGTCCGGTCTATGCCGCTTTCAGCTGGTCTCCGAGATCAACTCCCACCTGCCCTTCCGCATGGCCGAGATCGACTGCGAGGATTATGCCGAAGATCTGATTGAAGGCTTTGGCGAAGATCAGGTCAATCGCGACGGTGTGCTGGATATTTTCCGCGCCTTTCTCGATGCCAATGACATGGAAGCCGACTGGGACAATGTGGGCAAGTCATCCAACGAAATACTGGTCAATTCCCTGTCCATGATGAGCCCTTATGGCATCGCTGAAAAACAGGCGCTCCTGGAAGCAGAAAGCCTTGCCTTGAGGGCAGAAACCCTGATCGCCATCACCGAAATGCATCTGGCCAACGATGCGAGCGACGCCCCTGCAACCCTGCAATAA
- the trxA gene encoding thioredoxin, with the protein MNNKSFGYGSGMSASFNASQGSGSVSASFGTQAPQAAPKPAPKPKAPEGPLIKDTTTQSFMQDVIEASRTTTVLVDFWAPWCGPCKQLMPVLEKAVTEAKGRVKLVKLNIDEDPAIPGQMGIQSVPAVVAFKDGRPVDGFMGAQPESQIKAFIDKNGTEPQADPLEEACKQADALFEEGQTAEALQIYGAILQQASDHLPAVIGIAKCFIALDELDRARDVFESLPEEALKDQAVIALKARLELAEQSADLGEIGELQQKVDADPENHQARFDLAVALNGKNKRQEAVDQLITIIKKDREWQEDGARKQLLQFFESWGVMDKASVYGRRQLSSILFS; encoded by the coding sequence ATGAATAACAAGTCCTTCGGTTATGGCAGCGGCATGTCCGCCAGCTTCAATGCGTCCCAAGGCTCCGGCTCCGTCAGTGCCTCCTTTGGCACCCAGGCCCCGCAAGCAGCGCCAAAGCCTGCGCCCAAACCAAAGGCTCCGGAAGGCCCGTTGATCAAGGACACCACGACGCAGAGCTTCATGCAGGATGTCATCGAAGCCTCACGCACCACCACTGTCCTTGTCGATTTCTGGGCCCCATGGTGCGGCCCTTGCAAGCAGCTGATGCCTGTGCTCGAAAAAGCGGTCACCGAAGCCAAGGGCCGGGTCAAGCTGGTCAAGCTGAACATCGATGAAGACCCTGCCATTCCCGGCCAGATGGGCATTCAGTCCGTCCCAGCTGTTGTGGCCTTCAAGGATGGCCGCCCGGTGGATGGCTTTATGGGCGCGCAACCGGAAAGCCAGATAAAGGCCTTCATCGATAAGAATGGCACCGAACCACAGGCCGACCCGTTGGAAGAAGCCTGCAAACAGGCAGACGCCCTGTTTGAAGAAGGCCAGACCGCTGAAGCCTTGCAGATTTATGGCGCCATCCTGCAGCAGGCGAGCGATCATCTGCCTGCCGTCATCGGCATCGCCAAATGCTTCATTGCGCTCGATGAGCTGGACCGCGCCCGCGATGTGTTTGAGTCACTGCCCGAAGAAGCCCTGAAAGATCAAGCTGTTATAGCCCTCAAAGCCCGCCTGGAACTTGCCGAACAGAGCGCCGATCTGGGCGAAATTGGCGAGTTGCAGCAAAAAGTCGACGCCGATCCAGAGAATCATCAGGCCCGATTTGATCTAGCGGTCGCTTTGAACGGTAAAAACAAAAGACAAGAGGCCGTCGATCAGCTCATCACGATCATCAAGAAGGATCGCGAATGGCAAGAGGATGGTGCCCGCAAACAGCTGCTGCAATTCTTTGAAAGCTGGGGTGTGATGGACAAGGCCAGTGTTTATGGACGCCGGCAATTGTCCTCAATTCTCTTTTCATAA
- a CDS encoding prolyl-tRNA synthetase associated domain-containing protein — translation MTNSQPENKAETQAATRQQLLDFITSLGIDTTTYDHEAVFTVDESYKIKQDLPGGHTKNLFLKDKKGNVILVVCINDTEVDLKSFHRKYECGRVSFGNADLLWDMLGVRPGSVTPFALFNDRQDHKVQLVLDSNLLEWDLLNFHPLENTATTAIARDDLLAFFKATGHEPTIVKLEKTNEAV, via the coding sequence GTGACCAACAGCCAACCGGAGAACAAAGCAGAGACGCAAGCAGCAACCCGCCAGCAGCTTCTCGATTTCATCACATCTCTTGGGATTGATACAACGACCTATGATCACGAAGCGGTCTTTACCGTCGATGAAAGCTACAAGATCAAACAGGATCTGCCCGGTGGTCACACCAAGAACCTGTTTTTGAAGGATAAAAAGGGCAACGTGATTCTGGTTGTCTGCATCAACGACACCGAAGTCGACCTCAAAAGCTTTCACAGGAAATATGAGTGCGGCCGCGTCAGTTTTGGCAATGCCGATCTGCTTTGGGATATGCTCGGCGTTCGTCCGGGTTCTGTCACGCCTTTCGCGCTTTTCAATGACCGTCAGGACCACAAGGTCCAGCTGGTGCTTGATTCCAACTTGCTCGAATGGGACTTGCTGAATTTCCACCCCTTGGAAAATACCGCCACCACGGCCATTGCCCGCGATGATCTGTTGGCCTTTTTCAAAGCAACCGGCCATGAGCCGACCATTGTCAAACTGGAAAAAACAAACGAAGCTGTTTAG
- a CDS encoding iron-containing alcohol dehydrogenase: MSHSLAPFQFLTACDLRFGRGVTHAALDELAGLGGRLLLVQGRDGSRADWLADALKERGAVVCRFSVEREPDLPMIEAGLDVARDACVEAVVALGGGAVIDAGKALAGLIPSTRPIMDHLEVVGRGLPLEARPLPFAALPTTAGTGAEVTKNAVIAVPDAKRKVSLRDRHMLPDLAIVDPSLTDHLPKPITLASGLDAVTQVIEPYLSCKANRLTDALCRDAIPQGVRALVSLMEVESEAARDDLAWTSLCGGLALANAGLGAVHGFAGVLGGVTGAAHGAICGALLPHVLEANEAALKALSGKEEGLARIAAVRGWIGDALDCGADEAFDCLASWSRAQGLPGLGMLGLNEAMIGDIAEQSRISSSMKGNPVDLDSDVLGAILRRAM, translated from the coding sequence ATGTCTCACTCCCTCGCCCCGTTCCAATTTTTGACCGCTTGCGATCTTCGCTTCGGGCGTGGGGTTACGCATGCCGCGCTTGATGAGCTTGCCGGGCTTGGGGGGCGTCTGTTGCTGGTGCAAGGGCGCGATGGATCGCGGGCCGATTGGTTGGCAGATGCCTTGAAAGAGCGGGGGGCGGTGGTCTGTCGTTTTTCGGTGGAGCGGGAGCCTGACTTGCCAATGATCGAGGCGGGGCTTGACGTCGCCCGCGATGCCTGCGTGGAGGCGGTTGTCGCCCTTGGGGGTGGTGCCGTGATTGATGCGGGCAAGGCGCTGGCCGGTCTCATTCCCTCGACGCGCCCGATCATGGATCATTTGGAAGTGGTGGGGCGCGGATTGCCGCTTGAGGCACGGCCTTTGCCATTTGCGGCCCTGCCGACCACGGCGGGGACCGGGGCGGAGGTGACCAAGAATGCGGTGATTGCAGTGCCCGATGCCAAGCGCAAGGTGAGCCTTCGCGACCGCCACATGCTGCCGGATCTGGCGATTGTCGACCCGTCACTGACCGATCATTTGCCCAAGCCAATCACCCTGGCGAGCGGTCTGGATGCGGTAACCCAGGTGATTGAGCCTTATTTGTCCTGCAAAGCCAATCGTTTGACCGATGCGCTCTGTCGCGATGCGATTCCGCAAGGGGTGCGCGCGCTGGTGTCATTGATGGAAGTGGAAAGTGAGGCTGCGCGGGATGATTTGGCCTGGACGAGCCTTTGTGGTGGTCTGGCGCTGGCCAATGCGGGCCTTGGTGCCGTGCATGGCTTTGCCGGAGTGCTGGGCGGCGTGACGGGGGCTGCCCATGGTGCCATTTGCGGCGCATTGCTGCCCCATGTGCTTGAGGCCAATGAAGCGGCCTTGAAGGCATTGTCGGGCAAGGAAGAAGGGCTTGCGCGGATCGCCGCTGTGCGGGGCTGGATTGGGGATGCTTTGGATTGCGGTGCAGACGAGGCCTTTGACTGTCTGGCTAGCTGGTCGCGGGCGCAAGGTCTGCCCGGTTTGGGCATGCTCGGGCTTAACGAGGCGATGATCGGCGATATTGCCGAGCAATCGCGGATATCCTCCTCCATGAAGGGCAATCCGGTGGACCTTGATAGCGATGTGCTCGGAGCGATTCTGAGGCGTGCAATGTGA
- a CDS encoding TRAP transporter large permease: protein METVLILAFIAMALIGVPVAYALALSVSLVLFVYMDLPQVLIVNNLFSGIDSFSFMAVPFFMLAGAFMSAGGVTSRLVNVAQAMVGSFTGGLAQAVAVAGMFFAAISGSSAATTAAIGSTMVNEMEQKGYKREMATGIVAAAGTVGIVIPPSITFVVYGVIANVSIGDLFMAGVLPGLIMGGVMCAMGWYLAKKNKIPPEGNFSCVKLAKAVKDAFWALMTPVIIIGGIYSGIFTPTEAAAVAAVYGIVIGLFVYRELSLKDFPQIIFKAVIGTTLIMFLVGASKIFGWLMTNLQIPHMVGQAVTDFTSSPVLFLLIMNVLLLVLGTLVNASAAVVILTPIFLPVAITMGIDPIHFGVVMVMNLAIGCITPPVGLDLFVASAITKVPLEKVMKATMPYLLSLMAALIFITMTPAISTTLPNLFK from the coding sequence ATGGAAACCGTCCTCATTCTCGCCTTTATCGCTATGGCACTGATCGGTGTTCCGGTGGCTTATGCGCTGGCCCTGTCGGTCTCTCTGGTGCTGTTCGTCTATATGGATCTGCCTCAGGTCCTGATCGTCAACAACCTCTTCTCCGGCATTGATTCCTTCTCCTTCATGGCCGTGCCATTCTTCATGCTGGCAGGAGCCTTCATGTCGGCTGGTGGTGTGACCTCCCGTCTGGTCAATGTCGCCCAGGCCATGGTCGGCTCCTTCACCGGTGGTCTGGCACAGGCCGTTGCCGTTGCCGGCATGTTCTTTGCCGCCATTTCCGGCTCGTCTGCCGCCACCACCGCAGCCATCGGCTCCACCATGGTCAACGAAATGGAGCAGAAGGGCTACAAACGCGAAATGGCCACCGGCATCGTCGCAGCCGCCGGTACCGTTGGCATCGTGATCCCTCCTTCCATCACCTTCGTGGTCTATGGCGTCATTGCAAACGTCTCGATTGGTGACCTCTTCATGGCCGGTGTCCTGCCGGGCCTGATCATGGGTGGCGTCATGTGCGCCATGGGCTGGTATCTTGCCAAGAAAAACAAAATCCCACCCGAAGGCAACTTCTCATGCGTGAAACTGGCCAAAGCCGTAAAAGATGCCTTCTGGGCGCTGATGACCCCGGTCATCATCATCGGCGGCATTTATTCCGGTATCTTCACGCCAACTGAAGCCGCCGCTGTTGCAGCGGTCTATGGCATCGTTATCGGCCTGTTCGTCTATCGTGAGCTGAGCCTCAAGGATTTCCCGCAGATCATCTTCAAGGCCGTGATCGGCACCACGCTGATCATGTTCCTTGTGGGTGCCTCCAAGATCTTTGGCTGGCTGATGACCAACCTGCAGATCCCGCACATGGTCGGCCAGGCCGTGACCGATTTCACCTCGTCTCCGGTGCTGTTCCTCTTGATCATGAACGTGTTGCTGCTGGTGCTTGGCACCTTGGTGAATGCGTCCGCAGCGGTGGTGATTCTCACCCCGATCTTCCTGCCGGTCGCCATCACCATGGGCATCGACCCGATCCATTTCGGTGTTGTCATGGTCATGAACCTTGCCATCGGCTGCATCACCCCACCGGTTGGTCTCGACCTATTCGTCGCCAGTGCCATCACCAAGGTGCCGCTTGAAAAGGTCATGAAGGCAACCATGCCCTATCTGCTGTCCCTTATGGCGGCTCTGATCTTCATCACCATGACCCCGGCCATTTCAACCACTTTGCCTAACCTGTTCAAATAG
- a CDS encoding TRAP transporter small permease, which produces MDIIFKSLRKLLYGISVTAMIVMLAIIFMQVITRYIFGFSFEWSEELARFLFVWVVFLGSALIMGEDGHLAVELLPRILNGTKPGFLLNLFINACGYVFILLLIVQGWKMTETMTFQTSPGLGLPMSYVYAIMPVSGVLMLMYHIKDTVKIFKSLGNSEQAEG; this is translated from the coding sequence ATGGATATCATTTTCAAGTCCCTGCGAAAACTGCTCTACGGAATTTCGGTGACCGCCATGATTGTCATGCTGGCAATCATCTTCATGCAGGTCATCACCCGTTACATTTTCGGCTTTTCCTTTGAATGGTCAGAAGAGCTGGCACGCTTCCTCTTTGTCTGGGTGGTCTTCCTGGGATCTGCCCTGATCATGGGCGAAGACGGCCATCTGGCCGTGGAGCTGCTGCCGCGCATCCTGAACGGCACCAAACCGGGCTTCTTGCTCAATCTCTTCATCAATGCATGTGGCTATGTCTTCATCCTGCTGCTGATCGTACAGGGCTGGAAAATGACCGAGACCATGACATTCCAGACCTCTCCTGGTCTTGGCCTGCCCATGAGCTATGTCTATGCCATCATGCCAGTGTCTGGCGTCCTGATGCTGATGTATCACATCAAGGACACTGTGAAGATCTTCAAGTCGCTCGGCAATTCCGAGCAAGCAGAAGGATAA